The nucleotide window ATTCAATCTGTAATTCAGCCTCTCTACACACACAGAGGTAAACTCTTTCctgctttaatatttttctcttgtttatGGAATAATACTAAAAAGAGGGTTCCTAGAAAGCTGCTTACTTGAGGAGACATTAGCATACCTGCACAAGGAAAAACTGAAACCAAACCAATTTCTTAGGAGTAAAATTGTTGACATATCAACATCCCTTTACATTGTATGAAGGAATGGGCACTGTCTCATCAATACATGTGACAAATAAAAGCTTAAGAAGGTCCAACTCAAAATTTGAAACCAAATGTCAGTCTCCAAAAATACACATGCAACTGCTTTAATTTATCAAAACAGGACTTCtgaaaccaaagaaaacacCCATTTTTAGTGAGTGCCACAGCACAGATAAGATGTCAAATGGAGTCAATAGAGGAAGAAATGTCTTTGGTAACCATAGTGGATGATACCTACGTGATGTTCATGTCCACACTGACCCCAGGCACTGCTCTTTCTGTGTACAGCAATGCTGCTGTTGACACCACATCCACAAGGGTGGCTGTCAAACCTCCGTGTAACGTGCCACCTCTGTTTGTATGCTCCTCCTCTACTTTCATTTCACAAACAACTTTTCCAGGAGTTGCAGATTGAAGTTTCATCTGTATAAccaaaaaaggaataaaatgttTAGTGACAGCAGTACCAACACCTAATATTGCCCTCAAACTGTAAGTAAATTTTTTCTGACTCTGGACTCATGAGACAAATTAAAATATGGAAAAGAGAGTAATTCAACTGTCCCATTAGATATTTCCATTAATTTTGAGCAGAAGTCTGTTGCTTTAGAAAAATGTTTACTTCTAATGCagacaaatatttaaactgACATCTTAACAGAACTTCAATATGTGCTATGCTGTCAGGAATTCCTTAGGAGAACACTGtcttcagttttccttttgctcTAAGCCGTGAGTAAAAGACCAGATTAGAGGGAACACAAAACTGCTCTAAGCATCTGTGTGTACCATAGTTGTGAAGGCATATTTGTTAGCTCACAAAATGGAAATGATACCACCAGTAATTCATTAATCATTATATAAGAGCAACCTcaataaaaatcagtattttgaaATGAGCATTGGAAATGCTAATACATTGGCCTCTCTGATGGGAAATTCATATTCATGAGTAGAAGTATCCAAGGCTGTATCACACTGTTACAGCATCATTATTTGCATATACACTTTTATTCCAGCCCACTGGTGCTAAATCCAGAATTACAGCTCACCTATGATACCATGTTTCCCCCTGTAGCCAACACAATAAGCTGGAATTTTGAGACCAAGAAGTTACTGCAATTCAGTATTTGAAAATCTCTATTTAAATTTCTTCAGTTAGTAGCACTATATTCAATACCTGAAAGCAGAGGCAAAACTGGGATAAGTTCCACATATATTTACATGTATAACTAAGACTTTTAAGTGCCTTTAgactattaaaaattaaatgtggacatatttattatatttattcctactaattttcaggtttttttacaAGGGCTTTTTTAAACTTGAATGTTTCCATTCTGTTACCAGCtgagttaaatattttttcatcttaaaaGGTATTAAGATTGAAATGTTTCCAGTTTCattgttttccttatttataATGCAATGTAAGAGCTGAGTTTCACCCTTTCTGATAAACCAAAGTTTATCCCAATTCTGCAAACAAATGATAAAAAGATCAATGATGATGTAGTACAGTcttctaatggaaaaaaatggtatTAAACAGAGAGGAAACTACTGAGGCAATGTTCAAATATAGAAATAGCACCTGTATCAATGAAAACCCCAATGAAATCCTAAATCAGGCATGCTGCACTGCACTGGAGGCCTGAGCTTCTGACAGAATTTCTAAGAAGCACTTTAGTGATGTTCAACACTGGGAGCAGATTGCTTCCATTCCTGTCAGGGACTGGTGCTCCACCCCACCAGCGAGGCAAGGAAAGCATCTGGTGCCATTTGTCATTGCTCTGATCTGGCACTACATGCCTGCTCTCCTTGATGAAAATAGTTCAGTACTTGAATGCTTCCAGGACCTACTCAGCTAGAGCTGCTAGTCTGtgcttctcccagccctgctgtgcttgTCCTCCCACGTGTCTGCCTTGGGGAACAGCTTCAGCTTCCAGGCTTTAAACACAGGCATTAAACCCTGGGTCGATACCACATTGGAATTACACCAGAAACTAAGTGTGAGGCTGGAGATGAAAAGTTTCAGACTAAAATGCATCTTCTCCAGTATAAGAAAAACCTTGAGTCATTTAATTATGGTAAGAGAGTTCAGGTATCTCCCACAAAAGCAGCAGTTACTTTTAATTCAAACACAACTGTAcgtttatttttattatgatcAGATTCCTAACATCCTAATTCTAGAAGGTTGtaggaaaaatatgaaagtaTTCCAGAGCCAGACTGGTAGCCTGTCTCCCAAGGCTCACTTCTAGCCAGTTACCTTTACAAGCTGAAATGCTAATATTTGCTCACCATTTACCAGGATTTAAAAGGAATGTAAAGTTATCACAGTGAAGTGGTGACTAAGAACTATATAAactctataaatatataaactaTCTTCTTAAAGctttatacattttttaaaaactttataCTCACCAACATATCTTGGAAAAACAAGACTGTAAGAATTACTTCGCAAAAAGTTGATTTCTATTAAATGTAACAGATCTTGGAGCTGTCAACAAAAAGCACTGCTTCCAATATAACATTTGCACCTCTACAATGTAAAGCATATCAATTTTTACATGGCTTATTTTCTTAGATATATTTACTCTATCACTCCATGTCACAGTTACACaaacacataaaaattaaagtgaaaatttAATGAGAACACTGGAACGTCTTCTAGAACAAGAACTTTCCTACACAGCACCTATGCTATTGCATACTATACAGGTTGCAGTGTAAATTAACAGtagcttcaatttttttttgagcaTAATGTAGCACATTATGTAGCATAATGACACTGTAGCAGTACTAGTCAATCACATTTCTTTACACCAGAATGTGCAGTGAAGGTATAGTGTAAGGCCTTGTGTAGAAACTCAGAGAGCCCTGGGGTGTATGTTGTGCTTTCAGCCTGAGCTCAAGTCACAACGAGGCATCTTTCTAATATTAAACAGGGAAGAGTTTATTTCACAATTTCACGGTTCCAGAAGTTGGTGGCTTCGACGTGCTGCGAAGGAAAGAATGCCACCTGCTGAATGACTCCTGAAGGTTACACAGTACAGCCGCCTTCAGAGAGCCGCAGGAAGGCAGCTGCAGTATTTAACGAGAGTTACTGAATAACAATTGAGTAATTATTCTTATTACAACAATTGTTTTCTACCCCGTGTTAGCAGCACGGCGCTCGGCCCGGAATGCGGGGAAGCACAGGCGAACCTGCACCACCGGGCTCCTGCCgtgcccgcagcccccggcccgACTCCCGATCCCGGCTCAGCCCGCTGCGCCGGGAGGGGACGGAGGGCCGTACAAACCAGCTGTCCCGGGGGGCCGCGCTCCCGCAGCCCTGCCCTCCGAGCGCCCGTACCTTGCGGAGCACACGGTCGAAGCCCTTCGACTCCACCATGTACTTCATGGCCTCCTTCAGGCTCTCCGCCGTGAACCCCATGCTGCCGCCCCGCCGAcctccgcccgcccgcccgcgccccgGAACGGCAATCCCGGCGGGCGGCGCCTGTCCCGCCTTCCGCCGCGGCCATGGAGCAGCGGCCCGAGGCAGCGCccagcccgccgcccgcggaGCACAagcgggagcagcagcagcaggaggaggaggatgaggaggcgCTACACGCCGCCAAGCGGAGGAAGGTGCTGTGCTCCGAGTTCACCGCCATCACCAGCAGCGACGAGGCCGTGGCGCGCCGCTTCTTGGCCGCCAGCGACTGGCACATGGAGGTacgggcggggccggcggggccgcggggctgCCCGGCGGCGgcccctccctgccagccgcCCCTGTGTTTCAGAGGGCGCTGAACGCCTACTTCGACCCGCCGCGGGACGCGgagccggcggcgggcggggcggccccggcctGCGCGGACACCGGCGGCTGGTAGGtgacagggacggggacaggtggcaggaggagggggcCGGGGAGCGGAGCCTCCCCGGGGGAAGGCAATTTCTCCTCCCCAGGGGGCGAGGCAGGTTCCCCTTCCCGGGGGGGAGGCGCTGGGGCTCCCACACTTGGGGAGAGCCATCGCCAGGCCGAGGCGTAACTTGGCGAGCAGcgctccccgcccgccgggCATCGCACCTCGGCTGAGGTGTAGCGAGGCAGGTGGCTCCTGTTCCGCTCCCGTTCTCCTTTCCCAACGTTTCTCTCCCATGGGCTTTTGGGCTTCGTTTTCCTTTTGCGGATCCTCTGGACTGGTGGATTGTGAACCTTTTAGAGAAGGCACAGGCACATTTTCTTCTCATTGACTCGTGTTGTGCAGTGATATGTATGAGGATTTTACCATACACGCATCgtaaatatatgcatatatttacACATTATATAATGTGTAAATTATGCATATTTGTATTATAGTGGATgcatgcatatttttatttctataaataaaacTGGCATGTACATGCACACCTTGTTAAATGTACCTGTCATAGTCAAGATGTAACATCTGTGTTTTACATACACCATCTCACAGCACATTTGGAGGATGTACTGAGTGTATTGATCTGTATGTAGAATTGAACTTTTCCAGATCCCTGCCTactgtggtttaaccccagatATCCACTCACTTGGACACCCTGACTTACTACCACCCTCTCAGTGGGGTGGGAaacagaattgaaaaaaaaagataaaacccATGGGTTGAGGTAAAACAGTTTTACAGTAGAATGAAAttagagaaaacaaagagagagagagaaatggaagcCAAGAAAGGTAAGTGATGCACAGTACAATTGCTCACCACCCATTGACTGATGCCCAGCCAATCTCTAAGCAGCAGTTAGCTCATCCTGGCCAGTTCCCTCCAAGTTCATTTACTGAAGATGATGATCTATGGTACGGAATATCCCTTTTGCCAGTTCAGGTCAGTTTGCCTCGTCATGTTTCTTCCCAGCGTCTTATGCAcctggcagagcatgggaagCTGAAAAGCCTTTGTCTTGAGGTAGCAACTAGttagcaacaacaaaaacatcagtgtgttatcaacactaTTTTGACCAGGTTTGCTtggcaaggttttggtagtGAGGGGCTACAGGGCTGGctcctgtgagaagctgccagaagcttcctcTGTGTCCAACAGAGCCGAGGTCAGCTGGTTTCAGGGCAGACCCGCTGTGGAACAATGCTGTGCCCATCAATGATGGTGGTAGTGCCTCTGGAATAATGGACTTAAGGTTGAAAAATTGCTGCAtgacagcacctgcagcagaaaagagaactGAAAACATCTCTGCAGACACCGAgggtcagtgaagaaggaggggcaggaggtgctccagctgTAGGAGCAGAGATTCCTGTGCAGCCCATGTGCAGAACACGGTGAGacagctgtgctcctgcaaGCCCATTGGAGGACCACAGTAGgacagagatccacctgcagcccagggaggacTCTACACTGCAGCAGGTGGGTGCCTGAAGAAGGCTGATCCCATGGAAAGCCCAtactggagcaggctcctggcaggacctgtgggCACATGGACAGAGGAGCCCATGTTGGAAAAGGTTTGCAGGCAGGACTTGTGACCTCATGGGGAACCCACTTGGAAGCAGGCTGTTCCTGAAGCACACGGAGAAAGAGTGGGATTGTGGGGAATGAATTGAACTACTCAAGTGCTTTGCATTTCATTGGTTACCATCTGGTTAACTTACATCAGAATGGTAAACGTTATCTTCCATCTacaaggaggaggaaaaaccaCTTACTTCACCTGTGTACCACAGCTCTGTATGTTTTAGTTACTGTGCTTTTAAACAATGGTGAGATCAATACATGCTTTAGAAGATAAGTGAGGCAATCACAGATAGGTTAGTGTGACACATAGTAACAAACAAATACACTCTCTCTTTAGCATTGACCTCACTGCAGATGCAACTGCAAGCACTGCTGGTGTCAACAGTGAGGACACACCGCAAAAAGAAGATGATAGCAACTTCTCACTGATCACCTGGAACATTGATGGGCTGGATCTAGGAAATGTGAAAGATCGAGCTAGAGGAATCTGTACATACCTGGCACTGTAAGTACAACCTCCTCTTTGTATTGTCAGGTACCTGgattcaacagaaaaaaacccaaaacttctTGATATAAGAATTTACAAATCTTCATGTCCCAATTATCTTAATGTTGAATGCAACAGATCAATCACTGTATAAATGCTAAATAGCTGAGAGTTGTTATGCTGACTGTAAAAGGTGTGAACCTATGCAGCATCCCAGAGGTTAAATGTTTTGAGATGGCTACTTTAAAAGTCTAATAATGAGCAATTTTGTTCAAGTTGCAATCATACATCATGAACATAGTTCACTTGCATCCTGTACATGAGAATCTTCTGGAAAACATGTCCCAAAGCTACATTGCATCTGCTTAAGCTGAATTCCTCATGTTATGTAGTTATGTGAAACCTGCAAGGTCGTGGTAGAAGGAAGTCATGCATTTTATTACCATATTGGTTTCATGTTCATAATAACAGTTGTTTACTCCCTTTTAGTAATGGTGGGTGTCTATGTGCTGCTAAATACAATGCAGatagcttttttcttctttaaagagCAGATTCTTACAAAACCTAGATAAATGAGGGCAAGGTGCACCTGAAATCCTAGACTTTGTTCCATTTGGCCTCAGAGTGTTGCAGTACTAGTTCTCAGTAATTAATTGAAATTTTTCTTGCCTTGCTGATTTCAGATACAGTCCGGATGTTGTGTTTTTACAGGAGGTCATCCCACCACATCTCCCTCTTCTCCAGATGAAAGCTGGCAATTACACTATTATTCCAGGTAAGAAAAACTTTCGGGTACTAaagacaaaaaccagaaaacaaagtttgggtttattctgtttctcttgCCAAAACCTCCAAccattttaaataatataaagaGTAAAGTGAAGAAGGAAGCACTTgatgtttctgtgttttggtATCAGCATGTAGCTTGATGCAAATTATGCATGTGAAAAGCTTGCTTTTCTGGCATTTtcctgtgtgtttctttctgcattttgaaAGATTGGTAGGGAGGGTAGTCAAAAAGTACCATAGATAAGTTACTTTTCTGTGtattagcatttaaaaaatatgaaaaaattcaGAGTGTTATTATGCAACTTTTCACTAATGACTTAAAAATCAACATATATTCTCACAGTCTGTGGTAAAAAGGTCTCTTTCAGAACCTTAATTGCTTTATGGCAGTtctgctgtggcacagcagaAGATGTCCTGAAACGTTTCTTTGCTTGGTCCTCTGTAGGTAACATAGATGAGTATTTCACTG belongs to Taeniopygia guttata chromosome 2, bTaeGut7.mat, whole genome shotgun sequence and includes:
- the ACOT13 gene encoding acyl-coenzyme A thioesterase 13 isoform X1; the encoded protein is MKLQSATPGKVVCEMKVEEEHTNRGGTLHGGLTATLVDVVSTAALLYTERAVPGVSVDMNITYTSAAKIGEDILITAQILKQGKTLAFATVDLTNKATGKLIAQGRHTKFIGN
- the ACOT13 gene encoding acyl-coenzyme A thioesterase 13 (The RefSeq protein has 1 substitution, 1 frameshift compared to this genomic sequence), producing MPRRKAGQAPPAGIAVPGRGRAGGGRRGGSMGFTAESLKEAMKYMVESKGFDRVLRKMKLQSATPGKVVCEMKVEEEHTNRGGTLHGGLTATLVDVVSTAALLYTERAVPGVSVDMNITYTSAAKIGEDILITAQILKQGKTLAFATVDLTNKATGRLIAQGRHTKFIGN
- the TDP2 gene encoding tyrosyl-DNA phosphodiesterase 2 yields the protein MEQRPEAAPSPPPAEHKREQQQQEEEDEEALHAAKRRKVLCSEFTAITSSDEAVARRFLAASDWHMERALNAYFDPPRDAEPAAGGAAPACADTGGCIDLTADATASTAGVNSEDTPQKEDDSNFSLITWNIDGLDLGNVKDRARGICTYLALYSPDVVFLQEVIPPHLPLLQMKAGNYTIIPGNIDEYFTAVMLKKSRVKLLKHDIIPFPTTAMKRNLLVVHVSISGIELCLMTSHLESTKNHSKERIKQLQIVFNEMQKESESTTVIFGGDTNLRDSEVTKLGNLPDNIKDAWEFLGKPQHCRYTWDTQSNTNLNAAYKCKMRFDRIYFRPAVEGGHFIPRSMDLIGLEKLECGRFPSDHWGILCNFDVIL